The proteins below are encoded in one region of Prevotella melaninogenica ATCC 25845:
- a CDS encoding efflux RND transporter permease subunit, which translates to MTFTNFIKRPVLSTVISIFFVLLGIIGLISLPIEQYPNIAPPTISIQTFYQGADAQTVLNSVITPLEESINGVENMTYMESTATNAGMAMITVYFKQGADPNMAAVNVQNRVSQAQALLPAEVTRAGVTVSKRQSSNVVMYSLTTDDGRYDDEFLTNYNNINIVPMLKRINGVGDVHIPGMKTYSMRIWLYPDKMKQHKLVPSDVSMALAEQNIEAAPGSFGEQSNQKFEYTMRYKGRLKTPEEYGNIIISSNTNGQTVHLRDVAKVELGGLMYSVMMKNNSRPAVIGMVNQVAGSNATQIADDVKTALADAQKQMPPGMKVTIEQDVTEFLFASIEEVVFTLFITLLLVFFVVYIFLQDIRSTLIPMIAVPVALIGTFFFLWVFGFSINLLTLSALLLAIAIVVDDAIVVVEAVHAKLDLGYKSAMTAAIDAMNEISGAIISITLVMSAVFVPVSFIGGTSGTFYREFGVTMAVSIVISALNALTLSPALCAIFLKPHSKDEGHKKLSRVDRFHMAFNTQYDKINTKYQKVVEKIINHRWISSLAVILGIVALVVTMKFTQTGLVPNEDTGTLFAMISLPPGTSQVETQKVTDQVDKMLASNPYIERREQIVGYNFMAGQGSNQSTFIIKLKPFAERKYGMIDRIKSVFDGAGIAGLFIDPTSSNMILGMIYKQTASIKGAQIIAFGSPMIPGYGLTNGVSFVLQDKTGGDLNKFYKVAQDYLAALNKRPEFSRALTTYNPNYPQYMVDVDVAKAKQAGTSPAAILSVLQGYYGGMYASNFNAYGKLFRVMIQGTVESRMNEDGLTNIYVRTAGGMAPVSEFCTLKRVYGPSNITRFNLFTSIAISATPADGYSSGQAIQAAEEVAKQVLPQGYGYEFSGLTRSEKEASNSTAMIFVLCIVFVYLILSAQYESYILPLAVILSIPIGLSGAFIFTLIFGHNNDIYMQISLIMLIGLLAKNAILIVEFALERRRTGMAIKYAAILGAGARLRPILMTSLAMIIGLLPLMFASGVGRNGNQTLGAAAVGGMLIGTLCQVFVVPALFAFFQYLQERVKPLVFEDEASRDVIKELEQFSKGPATDYKIEE; encoded by the coding sequence ATGACATTTACGAATTTTATCAAACGACCGGTATTGTCAACGGTTATATCAATCTTCTTTGTACTCTTGGGTATCATTGGATTGATATCACTGCCTATTGAACAATATCCGAATATTGCACCTCCTACGATTTCTATTCAGACATTTTATCAAGGAGCTGATGCACAGACCGTATTAAATTCAGTTATTACACCATTGGAGGAGAGTATCAATGGTGTTGAGAACATGACTTATATGGAGTCAACAGCAACCAATGCTGGTATGGCAATGATTACTGTTTACTTCAAGCAGGGTGCAGACCCTAATATGGCAGCAGTCAATGTACAGAACCGTGTGTCACAAGCACAGGCGTTGTTGCCTGCTGAGGTAACACGTGCGGGTGTGACGGTGTCAAAGCGTCAGAGCTCAAATGTTGTTATGTATTCATTGACAACAGATGACGGACGATATGATGATGAGTTCTTGACGAACTATAACAATATCAATATCGTGCCAATGTTGAAGCGTATCAATGGTGTCGGTGACGTACACATACCGGGTATGAAGACCTACTCTATGCGTATCTGGCTGTATCCAGATAAGATGAAGCAGCATAAACTTGTCCCATCAGATGTATCTATGGCTTTGGCAGAGCAGAATATTGAGGCTGCGCCGGGTTCATTTGGTGAGCAGAGCAATCAGAAGTTTGAGTATACCATGCGTTATAAGGGACGTCTAAAGACTCCAGAGGAGTATGGCAATATCATTATTTCAAGCAATACCAATGGTCAAACCGTTCACTTGCGCGATGTAGCAAAGGTTGAGTTGGGTGGTCTGATGTATTCAGTTATGATGAAGAACAACAGCCGTCCTGCTGTTATTGGTATGGTAAACCAGGTCGCTGGTTCAAATGCTACACAGATTGCAGATGATGTGAAGACTGCCTTGGCTGATGCTCAGAAGCAGATGCCGCCGGGCATGAAAGTTACAATTGAGCAGGATGTAACAGAGTTCCTCTTTGCTTCAATCGAAGAGGTAGTCTTTACATTGTTTATAACTCTTTTATTGGTATTTTTCGTTGTGTATATCTTCTTGCAGGACATTCGTTCAACGTTAATTCCAATGATAGCAGTACCAGTGGCTTTGATAGGAACCTTCTTCTTCCTTTGGGTATTCGGATTCTCCATCAACCTGCTGACACTCTCGGCATTGCTGTTGGCAATTGCGATTGTAGTCGATGATGCCATCGTGGTCGTTGAGGCTGTACATGCAAAGCTCGACTTAGGTTATAAGAGCGCTATGACAGCAGCTATTGATGCAATGAACGAAATCTCTGGTGCTATTATCTCTATTACTTTGGTGATGTCAGCTGTGTTTGTTCCTGTATCCTTTATTGGTGGAACCTCTGGTACATTCTATCGTGAGTTCGGTGTGACGATGGCTGTGTCTATCGTTATCTCTGCTTTGAACGCTTTGACATTGTCTCCTGCGCTTTGTGCTATCTTCTTGAAACCACATAGTAAGGATGAGGGGCATAAGAAGTTGTCACGTGTTGACCGTTTCCACATGGCTTTCAATACGCAGTATGACAAGATAAACACAAAGTATCAGAAGGTTGTTGAGAAGATCATCAACCATCGTTGGATTTCCAGTCTTGCGGTTATATTAGGTATTGTTGCACTTGTTGTAACAATGAAATTCACGCAGACTGGTCTTGTTCCAAATGAGGATACAGGTACGTTGTTTGCAATGATTAGTTTGCCACCGGGTACATCACAGGTAGAGACCCAAAAGGTAACTGATCAAGTTGATAAGATGTTGGCAAGTAACCCATATATCGAACGTCGTGAGCAAATTGTTGGTTACAACTTCATGGCAGGACAGGGTTCTAACCAGTCAACCTTTATTATCAAGTTAAAACCATTTGCTGAGCGTAAGTATGGAATGATAGACCGCATTAAGTCTGTCTTTGATGGCGCAGGTATAGCCGGTTTGTTCATCGACCCTACATCATCTAATATGATTTTGGGTATGATTTACAAGCAGACAGCAAGTATCAAGGGTGCACAGATTATTGCTTTTGGATCACCAATGATTCCTGGTTATGGACTCACAAATGGTGTGTCTTTCGTGTTGCAGGATAAGACGGGTGGCGACCTTAATAAGTTCTATAAGGTAGCACAGGACTATTTGGCTGCATTGAACAAGCGACCAGAGTTTAGCCGAGCACTTACCACCTACAACCCTAACTATCCACAGTATATGGTTGATGTTGATGTGGCAAAGGCAAAACAGGCAGGTACATCACCAGCTGCAATTCTCTCAGTATTGCAGGGATATTATGGTGGTATGTATGCTTCGAACTTCAACGCTTATGGTAAACTCTTCCGTGTTATGATTCAAGGTACGGTTGAGAGTCGTATGAATGAGGATGGACTGACAAATATCTATGTAAGAACAGCTGGTGGAATGGCACCTGTAAGCGAGTTCTGTACATTGAAGCGTGTCTATGGTCCATCAAATATCACTCGTTTTAACCTCTTTACCTCTATCGCAATCAGTGCTACACCAGCTGATGGTTACTCTTCTGGTCAGGCAATCCAGGCTGCAGAGGAGGTTGCAAAACAAGTATTGCCACAGGGTTATGGTTATGAGTTCTCTGGTCTGACTCGTTCAGAGAAGGAGGCATCTAACTCTACCGCAATGATTTTTGTTCTTTGTATCGTATTCGTTTACTTGATTTTGAGTGCTCAGTATGAGAGCTACATCCTTCCTTTGGCTGTAATTCTTTCTATTCCTATCGGTTTGTCTGGTGCATTTATCTTTACGTTGATCTTCGGACATAACAATGATATCTATATGCAGATTTCACTGATTATGTTGATTGGTCTGTTGGCAAAGAATGCTATTCTTATTGTAGAGTTCGCTCTTGAGCGTCGTCGTACAGGTATGGCTATTAAGTATGCAGCAATCTTAGGTGCTGGTGCTCGTCTGCGTCCTATCCTTATGACCTCTCTTGCAATGATTATCGGTTTGTTACCATTGATGTTTGCAAGTGGTGTAGGTCGTAATGGTAACCAGACGTTGGGTGCAGCTGCTGTCGGTGGTATGCTTATCGGTACACTTTGTCAGGTATTTGTTGTACCAGCTCTGTTCGCCTTCTTCCAGTACTTGCAGGAGCGTGTTAAGCCTCTCGTATTTGAGGATGAGGCAAGCCGTGATGTAATCAAGGAACTTGAGCAGTTCTCAAAGGGACCTGCAACGGATTATAAGATTGAAGAGTAG
- a CDS encoding radical SAM protein, producing MSTIIYPSPIFGPVHSRRLGISLGINLMPADGKICTFDCIYCECGFNKDHRTKTPHPTREHVAEALETKLKEMQQENIHPDVLTFAGNGEPTSHPHFDEIIDDTIRLRNKYCPQAKISVLSNSTFIHRPKIHEALAKVDNNILKLDTINAEYINKVDRPTQPSYDVNRIIADIKSFNGQAIIQTMFMKGTTEDGYDVDNTTEAFVAPWLETIKEIAPREVMIYTIDRETPDLHLQKATHEELDAIRDRVIALGIPCTASY from the coding sequence ATGAGCACGATTATCTATCCATCCCCTATATTTGGACCAGTTCACAGCCGTCGTTTAGGTATTTCCTTAGGCATTAACTTGATGCCAGCAGACGGTAAGATATGCACATTCGACTGCATATATTGCGAATGTGGTTTCAACAAAGACCACCGTACAAAGACGCCCCACCCTACTCGTGAACATGTTGCGGAAGCTTTGGAAACCAAGTTAAAGGAGATGCAACAAGAGAATATTCACCCTGATGTATTGACTTTTGCAGGTAATGGCGAGCCAACTTCCCACCCACACTTTGATGAAATCATTGACGACACAATCCGTCTACGTAACAAATATTGCCCACAAGCAAAGATTTCTGTCCTTAGTAACTCTACGTTCATCCATCGTCCGAAGATTCATGAAGCGCTGGCAAAGGTAGACAACAACATTCTGAAACTCGATACCATCAATGCTGAATATATCAATAAGGTAGACCGCCCTACGCAGCCTTCCTATGATGTAAACCGAATCATTGCAGATATCAAGTCTTTCAACGGACAAGCAATTATCCAGACAATGTTTATGAAGGGGACTACTGAAGACGGATATGATGTTGACAACACAACTGAAGCCTTTGTTGCACCGTGGCTTGAGACAATCAAAGAGATTGCTCCACGTGAAGTAATGATTTACACTATTGATCGTGAAACACCCGACCTACACCTACAAAAGGCTACACACGAAGAATTAGATGCTATCCGTGACCGTGTGATTGCATTGGGAATCCCTTGCACAGCATCGTATTAA
- the typA gene encoding translational GTPase TypA: MQDIRNIAVIAHVDHGKTTLVDKMMLAGKLFRDGQDNSGEVLDSNDLERERGITILSKNVSINWKGVKINILDTPGHSDFGGEVERVLNMADGCLLLVDAFEGPMPQTRFVLQKALQLGLKPVVVINKVDKPNCRPEEVYEMVFDLMCDLNATEDQLNFPVVYGSAKNGWMSEDWKKPTDNIEYLLDLIIEAIPAPKQIEGTPQMLITSLDYSSYTGRIAVGRVHRGTLKDGQNITICHRDGTQERTKIKELHTFEGMGHKKTDAVDSGDICAVIGLEKFEIGDTIADFENPEPLPPIAVDEPTMSMLFTINDSPFFGKEGKFCTSRHISDRLNKELEKNLALRVRPMEDSMDKWIVSGRGVLHLSVLIETMRREGYELQVGQPQVIYKEIDGQKCEPIEELTINVPTDFSSKMIDMVTRRKGDLLGMDAEGERVNITFEIPSRGIIGLRTNVLTASQGEAIMAHRFKDYQPFKGEIVRRTNGSMIALEAGTAYAYAIDKLQDRGKFFIESGEEVYGGQVVGEHVHDNDLVINVTKAKQLTNVRASGSDEKARVIPKTEMSLEECLEYIKGNEYVEVTPKNIRMRKITLDHNDRKRESKE, from the coding sequence ATGCAAGATATTCGTAACATCGCAGTTATTGCGCACGTAGACCACGGTAAGACAACCTTGGTTGACAAGATGATGCTCGCTGGAAAACTTTTCCGTGACGGACAAGACAACAGCGGAGAAGTTCTCGACTCTAATGACTTGGAGCGCGAACGAGGGATAACAATTCTGAGTAAGAATGTAAGTATTAATTGGAAAGGAGTAAAAATCAACATCCTCGACACGCCGGGTCACTCTGATTTCGGTGGTGAGGTTGAGCGTGTATTGAACATGGCAGACGGCTGTTTGTTGCTCGTAGACGCTTTTGAAGGTCCTATGCCACAGACACGTTTTGTGCTACAAAAGGCCCTTCAGCTTGGTTTGAAACCAGTTGTTGTTATTAACAAGGTAGACAAACCTAACTGTCGTCCTGAAGAAGTATATGAGATGGTATTCGATCTCATGTGCGACCTTAACGCTACAGAAGATCAGTTAAACTTCCCTGTTGTCTATGGTTCAGCTAAGAATGGCTGGATGAGCGAGGATTGGAAGAAGCCAACAGATAATATTGAATATCTGCTCGACCTCATTATTGAGGCAATCCCTGCTCCTAAGCAGATTGAAGGAACACCACAGATGCTGATTACATCTTTGGACTATTCAAGCTACACCGGACGTATCGCCGTTGGTCGTGTACACCGTGGAACATTGAAGGATGGACAGAATATCACAATCTGTCACCGCGACGGAACACAGGAACGCACTAAGATTAAAGAGCTTCATACCTTTGAAGGTATGGGACATAAGAAGACTGATGCCGTAGATTCAGGCGACATTTGTGCCGTAATTGGTTTGGAGAAGTTTGAGATTGGAGATACTATTGCTGATTTTGAGAATCCAGAACCACTGCCACCAATCGCTGTTGATGAGCCAACTATGAGTATGCTCTTCACCATCAACGACTCTCCTTTCTTCGGAAAAGAAGGTAAGTTCTGTACCTCTCGTCACATTAGCGATCGTCTGAATAAGGAACTTGAGAAGAACCTTGCACTTCGTGTACGTCCGATGGAGGACTCCATGGATAAGTGGATTGTTAGTGGTCGTGGTGTACTTCACCTCTCTGTCCTCATTGAGACAATGCGCCGCGAGGGCTATGAGTTGCAGGTTGGTCAGCCACAGGTTATCTATAAGGAGATTGATGGTCAGAAGTGTGAGCCTATTGAGGAGTTGACAATCAACGTTCCAACCGATTTCTCAAGTAAGATGATTGATATGGTGACTCGTCGTAAGGGTGACCTTCTCGGTATGGATGCTGAGGGTGAGCGTGTGAACATCACCTTTGAAATACCATCACGTGGTATCATTGGTCTGCGTACCAACGTCTTAACAGCCAGCCAGGGTGAAGCTATCATGGCACACCGTTTCAAAGATTATCAACCATTCAAGGGCGAAATCGTACGTCGTACAAATGGTTCAATGATTGCATTGGAAGCTGGTACTGCCTATGCATACGCTATCGATAAGTTGCAGGATCGTGGTAAGTTCTTCATCGAATCAGGTGAGGAAGTTTATGGCGGACAGGTTGTTGGCGAGCATGTTCACGACAATGACCTCGTTATCAACGTTACGAAGGCAAAGCAGTTGACTAACGTCCGTGCATCTGGTTCTGACGAGAAGGCACGCGTTATCCCTAAGACCGAGATGAGTCTTGAGGAATGTCTTGAGTACATCAAGGGCAACGAGTATGTTGAAGTAACTCCAAAGAACATTCGTATGCGCAAGATTACACTCGATCATAATGATCGTAAGCGTGAGAGTAAAGAATAG
- the lpxA gene encoding acyl-ACP--UDP-N-acetylglucosamine O-acyltransferase — MSSEISPKADISPKAKIGDGCKIFPFVYIEDDVVIGDNCIIFPFVSILNGTRMGNGNKIHQGSVLAALPQDFEFVGEKSELIIGDNNIIRENVVINRATHRGCKTVLGSNNFLMEGAHISHDTVVGDRCVFGYGAKVAGDCNIGTGALISSNVVEKANTRVGEYAVVQAGTTFSKDVPPYIIAGGSPIGFNGVNTTVSKTAGLDDKVIKHIANAYRLLFHGQTSVFDACIQIEQQVPDSPAIRNILEFVRGTEEGIISKL; from the coding sequence ATGAGTAGCGAAATTAGTCCAAAAGCTGATATATCTCCAAAGGCAAAGATTGGAGACGGCTGTAAGATATTCCCATTCGTATACATAGAGGATGATGTTGTCATTGGTGATAACTGTATTATCTTTCCCTTTGTGAGTATCTTGAATGGTACTCGTATGGGTAACGGAAACAAGATTCACCAAGGTTCAGTACTTGCTGCCTTGCCACAGGACTTTGAGTTCGTGGGCGAGAAGAGCGAACTGATTATAGGTGATAATAATATTATTCGAGAGAATGTTGTTATCAATCGTGCTACACATCGTGGTTGTAAGACAGTTCTTGGTTCAAACAACTTCTTGATGGAAGGTGCACATATCAGTCATGACACTGTTGTTGGTGACCGTTGTGTCTTTGGTTATGGGGCAAAGGTGGCTGGTGACTGTAACATTGGTACCGGTGCTCTTATCTCATCTAATGTTGTTGAGAAAGCCAATACTCGTGTTGGTGAATATGCTGTGGTACAAGCTGGTACAACCTTCTCTAAGGACGTCCCTCCTTATATTATAGCTGGTGGCTCACCTATTGGTTTTAATGGTGTAAATACAACTGTAAGTAAGACTGCCGGGCTTGATGATAAGGTAATTAAGCATATTGCGAATGCTTATCGTTTGTTGTTCCATGGTCAGACATCAGTTTTTGATGCATGTATTCAGATAGAACAACAGGTGCCAGACTCACCTGCAATCCGTAATATCCTCGAATTCGTGCGAGGTACAGAAGAAGGAATCATCAGTAAATTATAA
- a CDS encoding efflux transporter outer membrane subunit produces MKKLNIIIIALAALSLTGCKSLYGNYERPDVKTNGIVRDPVDDKAVLEGANDFGNLPWRSVFTDPHLQTLIEKALNNNPDLLNAALNVEIAEQQVKAAKLSFLPSVVFAPTGTISHFGTHTSSTQSYSLPVSASWEIDLFGKLRSSKKAAQMTMIQAQDYKVYAQTTLISSVANLYYTLLMLDRQKQIVDDMLGLTKNTWDVMKLQMEFGRARSTSVQSAEAAFYSVQTQAADIRRQIREAENTLSLLLGEPAQTIARGSLDNQSLSANFAGGIGVQLLSNRADVHANEMALAQCFYNVQTARSRFYPSLTISPTGAWTNGGGMVNPGKLLLSVVGSLTQPIFMRGQLTAGLRVAEDKYKQAYNTWQNSILKAGSEVSNALVAYNAANEKEQLRKQQIDVLKTNVEHTQMLYTQSSSTYLEVITAQQSLLNAEISQVQEQFTKLQSIVNLYKALGGGAK; encoded by the coding sequence ATGAAGAAATTAAATATAATCATCATAGCTCTTGCAGCCCTGTCACTGACAGGCTGTAAGAGTCTCTATGGCAATTACGAACGTCCAGATGTGAAGACGAACGGCATTGTGCGCGACCCTGTTGATGATAAGGCTGTGCTTGAGGGTGCTAACGACTTTGGTAATCTGCCATGGCGCAGTGTCTTTACTGACCCACATCTGCAGACTCTTATTGAGAAGGCACTTAATAATAATCCAGACTTGCTCAATGCTGCTTTGAATGTTGAAATTGCTGAGCAGCAGGTTAAGGCGGCTAAGTTGTCTTTCTTGCCATCAGTCGTCTTTGCACCGACAGGAACTATTTCTCATTTCGGTACACATACATCATCTACACAGTCTTACTCACTTCCTGTCTCAGCAAGTTGGGAAATAGACCTCTTTGGTAAGTTGCGTTCTTCAAAGAAGGCTGCTCAGATGACGATGATTCAGGCACAAGACTATAAGGTTTATGCGCAGACTACGCTTATTAGTAGTGTCGCTAATCTTTATTATACCCTCTTAATGCTCGACCGTCAAAAGCAGATTGTCGATGATATGTTAGGTCTGACCAAGAATACTTGGGATGTGATGAAACTGCAGATGGAGTTTGGTCGTGCTCGTTCAACGAGTGTACAGAGTGCTGAGGCTGCTTTCTATAGTGTTCAGACACAGGCTGCAGATATCCGTCGTCAGATTCGTGAGGCAGAGAATACGCTTAGCTTACTCCTTGGTGAGCCTGCTCAGACCATAGCACGTGGTAGTCTTGATAATCAGAGTCTGTCAGCTAACTTCGCAGGTGGTATTGGTGTACAGTTGTTGAGCAATCGTGCGGATGTTCATGCAAATGAAATGGCTTTGGCACAGTGCTTCTATAATGTTCAGACAGCTCGCAGCCGTTTCTATCCATCATTGACCATTTCTCCTACTGGCGCATGGACTAATGGTGGTGGTATGGTGAATCCAGGTAAACTCCTTTTGAGTGTTGTGGGTAGCCTTACACAGCCAATCTTTATGCGTGGTCAGCTGACTGCAGGTTTGCGTGTTGCCGAAGATAAGTACAAGCAGGCATACAACACATGGCAGAACAGTATTCTTAAGGCTGGCTCAGAGGTGAGTAATGCGCTTGTAGCCTACAATGCTGCTAATGAAAAGGAGCAGTTGCGTAAGCAGCAGATTGATGTCTTGAAGACGAATGTTGAGCATACGCAGATGCTTTATACTCAGAGTTCGAGTACTTATCTTGAGGTTATTACTGCACAGCAGAGTCTGCTCAATGCTGAAATCTCACAGGTACAGGAGCAGTTTACAAAGCTTCAGTCAATTGTCAATCTGTACAAAGCCTTAGGTGGAGGTGCGAAGTAA